One window of the Devosia sp. 2618 genome contains the following:
- the cobM gene encoding precorrin-4 C(11)-methyltransferase, whose amino-acid sequence MTIHFIGAGPGAADLITVRGMKLLGACPVCLYAGSIVPPEMLAWCAPGTRLVDTAPLSLDEIEVEYVRAHAASQDVARLHSGDLSVWSAVAEQMRRLDRLDIPYTLTPGVPAFAAAAAALGRELTIPAQAQSLVLTRVSGRASPMPEGENLAAFGATGATLAIHLAIHALDRVVAELTPLYGADCPVAIVFHASWPDQKIVRGTLADIAAKFAADPVERTAIIFVGKGLGAEDFRESSLYDPDYQRRFRDRT is encoded by the coding sequence ATGACCATCCATTTCATCGGCGCCGGGCCCGGCGCGGCGGATTTGATCACCGTGCGCGGCATGAAGCTGCTGGGCGCCTGCCCCGTCTGCCTCTATGCCGGGTCCATCGTGCCGCCCGAAATGCTGGCCTGGTGCGCGCCCGGCACGCGCCTCGTCGACACCGCGCCATTGTCGCTCGACGAAATCGAAGTTGAATATGTCCGCGCCCACGCTGCGAGTCAGGATGTCGCCCGCCTCCACTCCGGCGACCTCTCCGTCTGGAGTGCCGTCGCCGAACAGATGCGGCGGCTCGATCGGCTCGACATCCCCTATACGCTGACGCCCGGCGTGCCCGCATTTGCCGCAGCCGCCGCAGCATTGGGCCGCGAGCTGACCATCCCCGCCCAGGCACAAAGCCTTGTGCTGACCCGCGTCTCCGGCCGCGCCTCGCCCATGCCCGAGGGTGAAAACCTTGCCGCTTTCGGCGCGACAGGCGCGACTCTCGCCATCCATCTGGCCATCCATGCGCTGGATCGGGTGGTCGCCGAACTCACGCCGCTCTATGGCGCCGATTGCCCCGTCGCCATCGTCTTTCACGCCTCCTGGCCCGACCAGAAGATCGTGCGTGGCACCCTCGCTGACATCGCAGCAAAATTCGCCGCCGATCCGGTCGAACGCACCGCGATCATCTTCGTCGGCAAAGGCCTGGGCGCGGAGGACTTCCGCGAGAGTTCGCTCTACGATCCGGACTATCAGCGCCGCTTCCGCGACCGCACCTAG
- the phnE gene encoding phosphonate ABC transporter, permease protein PhnE, which translates to MADIANSPNGLSPANESLLRHYRSQVMTRRIYSLLIGLGVLVALVMAMNYANAANSGKFFDRLPYMFDFIKNFVPRDPFEIFRAMFGLESPYFDGSAKYDYTSSRVYLTDSLYIPNFVYQLIVTVNIAIVSTIIGGTLAFCLCFFAATNLVGAGAVRWFVRRIMEVLRAFPEIVVAGLLTAVLSIGPIAAIAAVSIHTIGALGKLFFEVVENADMKPDEGLKSVGASWLDRVRYAIVPQVMPNFVSYTLLRLEINVRASTIIGAVGGGGIGEVFRLSIGRDYAAQTYAIIILLLITIIAIDQFSSWLRRRLVGNQGFNIAKGSV; encoded by the coding sequence ATGGCCGACATCGCCAATAGCCCCAACGGGCTTTCGCCCGCCAATGAGAGCTTGCTGCGCCACTATCGCAGCCAGGTGATGACGCGGCGGATTTACAGCCTGCTGATCGGGCTGGGTGTGCTGGTCGCGCTGGTGATGGCGATGAACTATGCCAATGCCGCAAATTCCGGGAAGTTCTTCGACCGGCTGCCCTATATGTTCGACTTCATCAAGAATTTCGTGCCGCGCGATCCCTTTGAGATCTTCCGCGCCATGTTTGGCCTCGAGTCACCCTATTTCGATGGCTCAGCCAAATATGACTACACCTCGAGCCGGGTCTATCTGACCGACAGCCTCTATATTCCCAACTTCGTTTATCAGCTGATCGTCACGGTCAATATCGCCATCGTCTCGACGATCATTGGCGGCACGCTGGCCTTCTGCCTGTGCTTTTTCGCAGCCACCAATCTGGTCGGCGCGGGGGCCGTGCGGTGGTTCGTGCGACGCATCATGGAAGTGCTGCGCGCCTTCCCCGAAATCGTGGTGGCAGGCCTGTTGACGGCCGTGCTCTCTATCGGCCCCATCGCCGCCATCGCGGCGGTGTCGATCCACACCATCGGTGCGCTGGGCAAGCTGTTCTTCGAGGTCGTCGAAAACGCCGACATGAAGCCCGATGAGGGGCTGAAATCGGTCGGCGCGTCGTGGCTCGACCGCGTCCGCTACGCCATCGTGCCCCAGGTCATGCCCAATTTCGTCAGCTACACGCTGCTGCGGCTTGAGATCAACGTCCGCGCCTCGACCATTATCGGTGCGGTTGGCGGCGGTGGTATCGGCGAGGTGTTCCGCCTGTCGATTGGCCGCGACTACGCCGCGCAGACCTATGCCATCATCATCCTGCTGCTGATCACCATCATCGCCATCGACCAGTTTTCCAGCTGGCTGCGCCGACGCCTCGTCGGCAATCAGGGCTTCAATATCGCCAAGGGAAGCGTCTAA
- the phnC gene encoding phosphonate ABC transporter ATP-binding protein, whose translation MLKISNVSRRFGDKLAVSDVNLEIPQGQMVGIIGRSGAGKSTLLRMINRLNDVSSGYIEYDGVKVSELRGQHLRNWQRDCAMIFQQFNLVPRLDVITNVMLGRLNGRNPVLNLMQMFSPDEQLAALKALERLDIAQTSMQWAQTLSGGQQQRVAIARALMQNPKMILADEPIASLDPRNAQIVMDSLRDINAEGITVITNLHTLDTARAYCERIIGMAAGKVVFDGTPDELTTDVARTLYGADGLKEAFSEAMTSTSLAPLAIKTADTSSAS comes from the coding sequence ATGCTCAAGATTTCCAATGTTTCGCGACGCTTCGGCGACAAGCTTGCCGTCAGCGACGTGAACCTCGAAATCCCGCAAGGCCAGATGGTCGGTATCATCGGCCGATCGGGCGCCGGCAAATCGACGCTGCTGCGCATGATCAACCGGCTCAACGACGTATCGTCTGGCTATATCGAATATGACGGGGTCAAGGTCTCCGAACTGCGCGGCCAGCACCTGCGCAACTGGCAGCGCGACTGTGCCATGATTTTCCAGCAGTTCAATCTGGTGCCGCGCCTGGATGTGATCACCAATGTGATGCTGGGTCGGCTGAACGGTCGCAATCCGGTGCTGAACCTGATGCAGATGTTTTCTCCCGACGAACAGCTCGCAGCGCTCAAGGCGCTGGAGCGCCTCGACATCGCCCAGACCTCGATGCAGTGGGCGCAGACCCTGTCAGGTGGCCAGCAGCAGCGTGTGGCGATTGCCCGGGCGCTGATGCAGAACCCCAAAATGATCCTGGCCGATGAGCCGATCGCCTCGCTCGACCCGCGCAATGCGCAGATCGTGATGGACAGCCTGCGCGACATCAATGCCGAAGGCATCACCGTCATCACCAACCTGCACACCCTCGATACGGCGCGCGCCTATTGCGAGCGCATTATCGGCATGGCGGCCGGCAAGGTTGTGTTCGACGGCACGCCGGACGAGCTGACCACCGATGTGGCCCGCACCCTTTATGGCGCAGACGGGCTCAAGGAAGCCTTTTCCGAGGCGATGACGTCCACCTCGCTCGCGCCCCTCGCCATCAAGACCGCCGACACCAGTTCGGCCTCTTAA
- the cbiE gene encoding precorrin-6y C5,15-methyltransferase (decarboxylating) subunit CbiE gives MTWLTIVGIGEEGLPGIGDAAEAAIAEAEFVFGGARHLELAASAIIGEPRPWLSPFSDSVAAIIALRGRKVCVLASGDPFHYGVGATLSRHIDASQMVVHPHPSSFSLAAARLGWPLQDVQTLSLHGRPLDLIRPHLHPGARILALTSDEHGPAQLAKLLTDAGFGISIIAVLEALGGPSETVRSHVAMSFALTDIDPLNICAISVVALPGARILPLTPGLEDALYEHDGQITKRDVRALTLSALAPRRGETLWDIGAGSGSIAIEWMLADPSLRAVAVEMHPDRAARIARNAMTFGVPDLKIITGTAPEALSGLDAPHAVFIGGGGSDPGLLDAAVSALRPGGRLVANAVTLEFEAALLAKHAEIGGTLTRIAVSRADAVGTMTAWRPAMPITQWVWSKA, from the coding sequence ATGACCTGGCTGACCATTGTTGGCATCGGCGAAGAGGGCCTCCCCGGCATTGGTGACGCCGCCGAGGCAGCCATTGCCGAGGCCGAATTCGTCTTCGGCGGCGCGCGCCATCTCGAACTCGCAGCATCCGCAATCATCGGCGAACCACGCCCTTGGCTGTCCCCCTTCTCGGACTCCGTCGCCGCCATTATCGCCCTGCGTGGCCGCAAGGTCTGCGTGCTGGCCTCGGGCGATCCGTTCCACTACGGCGTCGGCGCCACCCTCAGCCGCCACATCGACGCCAGCCAGATGGTGGTCCACCCCCATCCATCCTCCTTCAGCCTCGCCGCCGCCCGCCTCGGCTGGCCGCTGCAGGATGTGCAGACCCTGTCGCTGCATGGCCGCCCGCTCGATCTGATCCGTCCGCACCTCCACCCCGGCGCACGCATTCTCGCGCTGACCTCGGATGAGCACGGCCCCGCCCAGCTGGCCAAACTGCTCACCGATGCCGGTTTCGGCATCTCCATCATCGCCGTGCTCGAAGCCCTCGGCGGCCCGTCCGAAACCGTGCGCTCGCACGTCGCCATGAGCTTTGCCCTCACCGACATCGATCCGCTCAACATCTGCGCCATCAGCGTCGTCGCCCTGCCCGGCGCGCGCATCCTGCCGCTGACACCCGGCCTCGAAGACGCCCTTTACGAACACGACGGCCAGATCACCAAGCGCGACGTCCGCGCGCTGACCCTCTCCGCCCTCGCCCCAAGGCGTGGCGAAACGCTGTGGGATATCGGCGCCGGTTCTGGCTCGATTGCCATCGAATGGATGCTGGCCGATCCCAGCCTGCGCGCCGTGGCCGTCGAAATGCACCCCGACCGCGCCGCCCGCATCGCCCGCAATGCCATGACTTTCGGCGTACCCGATCTCAAGATCATCACCGGCACCGCCCCCGAAGCGCTATCGGGCCTCGACGCCCCCCATGCCGTGTTCATCGGCGGCGGTGGGTCCGATCCCGGCCTGCTGGACGCCGCCGTCTCGGCCCTCCGCCCCGGCGGTCGGCTCGTCGCCAATGCGGTGACCCTCGAATTTGAAGCGGCGCTCCTCGCCAAACACGCTGAGATCGGCGGCACTCTCACCCGCATCGCCGTCTCCCGCGCCGACGCAGTGGGCACCATGACCGCCTGGCGCCCCGCCATGCCGATCACGCAATGGGTTTGGAGCAAGGCATGA
- the phnE gene encoding phosphonate ABC transporter, permease protein PhnE, which yields MTAFSVAERARLEKKFPEVFKQHFFKRYGLPLGIAAAVLYLIFCWFFFNVGPALQNGKWDRASIYVQDWYSWRAQPRLRFDGDAVVPQWSSRGQYAKDATIDWLTPHADGSMTAKFGNDDDRLDITTTEVNVFVDGVGYPVTITADGAFAPADVPANIVQDRQKVLVDFGFAGQAEIRNNQVAVQRRFFGWANFLYDPKSKLWGNDLFSTIGLIFSGDRVDPAMTNGQLVLKEWLGNQAWQHGDILTKLMQTLVMAFVGTLLATLFAFPLAFIAARNITQNRPANIVMKRFFDFLRSVDMLIWALFFTRGFGPGPIPGIAAIFFTDTGALGKVYAEALENVDDKQREGMQSVGASPASVNRYGVVPQVLPVFVSQSLYFWESNTRSATVIGAVGAGGIGLKLLEAMGTNSDWDKVAYMVLLVLLVVFLFDNISNAIRSRLIGPASH from the coding sequence ATGACCGCGTTCAGCGTCGCCGAGCGCGCTCGGCTCGAAAAGAAGTTTCCCGAAGTTTTCAAGCAGCACTTCTTCAAGCGCTATGGCCTGCCGCTCGGCATCGCCGCCGCCGTGCTGTACCTGATTTTCTGCTGGTTCTTCTTCAATGTCGGTCCGGCCCTGCAGAACGGCAAATGGGACCGTGCGTCGATCTATGTGCAGGATTGGTATTCCTGGCGCGCCCAGCCGCGCCTGCGCTTTGATGGCGACGCGGTGGTGCCGCAATGGTCGAGCCGTGGCCAATATGCCAAGGACGCCACCATCGACTGGCTGACGCCACACGCCGACGGCAGCATGACCGCAAAATTCGGCAATGACGACGACCGCCTCGACATCACCACCACCGAGGTTAATGTCTTCGTCGATGGCGTGGGCTATCCGGTGACGATCACCGCCGACGGCGCGTTTGCGCCAGCCGATGTGCCCGCCAATATCGTGCAGGACCGCCAGAAGGTGCTGGTTGACTTCGGCTTTGCCGGGCAGGCGGAAATCCGCAACAATCAGGTTGCCGTGCAGCGCCGCTTCTTTGGCTGGGCCAACTTCCTCTACGACCCCAAATCCAAACTCTGGGGCAATGACTTGTTCTCGACCATCGGTCTGATCTTCTCGGGTGATCGCGTCGATCCGGCGATGACCAATGGTCAGCTCGTGCTCAAGGAATGGCTTGGCAATCAGGCCTGGCAGCATGGCGATATCCTGACCAAGCTGATGCAGACGCTGGTGATGGCCTTTGTCGGAACGCTGCTGGCAACGCTGTTTGCCTTCCCGCTGGCTTTCATTGCCGCCCGTAACATCACCCAGAACCGTCCCGCCAATATCGTGATGAAGCGGTTCTTCGACTTCCTCCGCTCGGTCGATATGCTGATCTGGGCGCTGTTCTTCACACGCGGCTTTGGCCCCGGCCCGATCCCCGGCATTGCGGCGATTTTCTTCACCGACACCGGCGCGCTGGGCAAGGTCTATGCGGAGGCGCTGGAGAACGTCGACGACAAGCAGCGCGAAGGCATGCAGTCGGTCGGCGCCAGCCCCGCCTCGGTCAACCGCTATGGCGTGGTGCCCCAGGTGCTGCCGGTGTTCGTGTCGCAATCGCTCTACTTCTGGGAGAGCAACACCCGCTCGGCCACCGTTATCGGCGCGGTCGGGGCAGGGGGGATCGGGCTCAAGCTGCTCGAAGCCATGGGCACCAATTCGGACTGGGACAAGGTCGCCTATATGGTGCTGCTGGTGCTGTTGGTTGTGTTCCTGTTCGACAATATCTCCAATGCCATCCGCTCGCGCCTGATCGGACCAGCATCCCATTAA
- the phnD gene encoding phosphonate ABC transporter substrate-binding protein gives MTAIRKILLASVALSMSTAAFAQDVSVLRIGLDGGENEADQLRRSECVAEPLKAATGVSEVQFFPSPDYNGIIQGLLGGTIDIAIMGASSYAKIYIADPEAVDPVLTTQQADGSTGYHTIMVARKDSGITDLASTKGKKLGFADPDSTSGFLIPNVALPGDIGAPIAEFYGETGFGGGHENLVLGVLDGTWDVGTTFGSGQGEWSEGYTSGNLRIMVDKGLLDMDDLVEVWQSPIIPNGPLMVSNKLPADLKAKVTAFFKGLPEADFECFDAFTAGGYTNFVDAGQPLYQTIIDARKSVIGG, from the coding sequence ATGACCGCGATCCGCAAGATCCTGCTGGCCTCCGTGGCCCTCTCCATGTCCACCGCAGCCTTCGCCCAGGACGTTTCCGTTCTGCGCATCGGCCTTGATGGCGGCGAAAACGAAGCCGACCAGCTGCGTCGTTCGGAATGCGTTGCCGAGCCACTGAAGGCCGCAACCGGCGTTTCCGAAGTCCAGTTCTTCCCATCGCCAGACTATAACGGCATCATCCAGGGCCTGCTCGGCGGCACCATCGACATCGCCATCATGGGCGCGTCGTCCTATGCCAAGATCTACATTGCCGACCCAGAAGCCGTTGATCCTGTGCTGACCACCCAGCAGGCTGACGGTTCGACCGGCTACCACACGATCATGGTCGCCCGTAAGGATTCCGGCATCACCGATCTGGCCTCGACCAAGGGCAAGAAGCTCGGCTTTGCCGATCCAGATTCGACCTCCGGATTCCTGATCCCCAACGTTGCCCTGCCAGGCGACATCGGCGCGCCAATCGCTGAATTCTATGGCGAAACCGGCTTCGGCGGCGGTCACGAAAACCTCGTTCTCGGCGTTCTCGACGGCACCTGGGATGTTGGCACCACCTTCGGTTCGGGCCAGGGCGAATGGTCGGAAGGCTACACCTCCGGCAACCTGCGCATCATGGTCGACAAGGGCCTGCTCGACATGGACGATCTGGTTGAAGTCTGGCAGTCGCCAATCATCCCGAACGGTCCGCTGATGGTCTCCAACAAGCTGCCAGCCGATCTCAAGGCCAAGGTCACCGCCTTCTTCAAGGGCCTGCCAGAAGCTGACTTCGAGTGCTTCGACGCCTTCACCGCCGGTGGTTACACCAACTTCGTCGACGCCGGTCAGCCACTCTACCAGACCATCATCGACGCTCGTAAGTCGGTTATCGGCGGCTAA